The Malus domestica chromosome 10, GDT2T_hap1 nucleotide sequence CTCCTCCTCTACTCAAGACACTTATCCTAACTGGAAAGCTAGAAAAAGTTCCGCTTTGGTTTCATTCCCTTGACAGCGTTATGCACTTGAGTTTGCATTGGTCCAGATTAAAAGAGGATTTCCTTCCTTACATCCAAACACTACCGAATCTGAACAAACTTGTGCTACACAATGCACATGTCGGGAATCAATTAATCTTTCAAACCGGATTCCAAAAGCTTACTGAATTAAGTGTAGGCAATTTCCCTGAATTGAATACCATCATCATAGAGAATGGGGTGATGCCATCATTACGGACACTGCGAATTGGTGAGTGCATGGAGTTAAAACAACTGCCTGATGGAATCGAACACCTTACATGTCTCCAAGAATTGAATTTTATAGATGTTCCCAGTGAGCTCATAGAGCGAATACATGGAGAAGGAAGCTTGGATCGGTCTAAGGTCAAGCACATCTCCGACATCCGTTATTGCTGCAAAATAGAGTTGGGGTTCTGGGCTTGGAAAAGATTGTGATTCTCCCCAAATCCCTTTGTTTTCCGATATCTGTCCAAAACTTGCTGTGTTATTACCCCGTTTATGGCTTAAATGTAATCTATTTTGGGAATCCtagtttttcttttactttttagtTCTTCATTTTTGCCTGTAATAGCATATTTAAAATTTGCTCCTATggcatttcccttttcatactcTGATTGTGAATTCTGGAAGTCAGGATTGTTAACACAAATTGTAATTAATTAGGTGGTTATTTACTTAAAAGAATTACTTCCTAGGCAGGATTGCAGTTTCATTTATTTATAATCAATTGcaaatatgttttctttttcttcgtaTGCAACCTTGGTCTCAGAAAATTCTTCAATTATAAGCATGTTACAGTTGGTGCCATTGAAGTGATACATTCTTGAACACAACAAATGTATTATGCATACAATGCTACTCAATAAAATATCCAAAGCATGAGACTCGTACCTGAAAAGATTACAACCACCACCGTGTGCAGAGTCATCATAAGCAGAAGTTCCTGATCACCAATAATCTCCACACGAACATATTCCATTCGCAAAATGGTGGAAACGCTTTGAATCTCGAATTATGATACTCCGCTTCTCAATCAACGATATGAGTTTTGCAGTGCTGTGACAGTCTCCACAGATTCTAAGGTTCTTGGTAATAATGATTGGCATGTCAGCATTCGTCACCAAAAGCCCAAATGCAATGGCTAATTTCTCACTGTGCTTGCTGATCATATCCTCTTTCACCGCCTCTTCAACATCATGTAGAACACATTCTGTTTCAGACACAAATCCAGCTTCTCGGATCTTTCCAATCACTTCTTCCAATTTGGTATATATCTTATCTGAGTCAGGGTGAGATTGATCACCCACGACAAAGCGATGGATTTTATTTCCGTGTTCGATAAAACTGCATCCAGGGTTTCTAACGAGACCTTTGTCCTTCATCAAAGCCCTCACCTTTGAAGCATCCCTCCACAAACCAGCTGCAGAGTACATATTGGATAGCATGATATAGTTTCTGGAATCTGATGGGTCCAAAGAAAATAATCTCTCAGCAACTTCCTTCCCAAGTTGAGTGTTACCATAAACCCTACAAGCACCAAAAAGAGCCCCCCATACGCCAGAGTTTGGCTCCATTGGCATACGTCTAATCAGCTTGTAAGCATCATTTAGAAGCCCAGAGCGTCCCAGAAGATCAACCATGCATGAATAGTGATCCAACCTAGGCTCAATTCCATAAACTTGAGGCATAATGTTGAAGTAATTCTTCCCCTCCTCGACAAGTCCCGAGTGGCTACAAGCACTTAGCAAATGTGTGAAGGTGACGTGATCAGGCTCCACACCTTCTTTAAGCATGTTTTCAAAGAGCTTCATTGCTTCTCTCCCATACCCATGCACAGCATAGGCTGCAAGCATAGCAGTCCAAGCTACTTTGTCCGGAATATTTATTTCCCCGAAAATCTTAAGTGAGTAATTAAGTCTCCCCAACTTTGCATACAAATCCAGCAGTCCGGTTGCAATTGTGACATTTTCATTGAGACCACATTTCATTATCATACCATGGATGCACTCTGAGAGTTTCCGCAAACCTAAATTCTCACAAGCTTGAAGCAAGGACACCGCAGTGCCATCATCCGGATCAATTCCAGACCTTCTCATGAGATTAAAATAAGCCACTCCATCTGCTGCACTCCCATTTTCAGTGTGAATCGCAATCATTAAATTCCATGATACAACATTTGCTATCGGCATTGTCTCAACCAGTTGAAAAACTTCATCCAAAGAGCCTGACTTTCCATAGAAATTAATCAAAGAATTGACAAGCTTAACTTCCCACAGCACACCCAACTTGAATGCAGAGCCGTGAATGTACATTCCTTCAACAACAGCTCCCCTACTAGCACAGGCGGAGATTATAGACATAAGTGTAACCTCATTGGGTTGTATTCCCATTTCAAACTTCATCCTAAAAAATGCATTCAAGCATTTATCCACATACCCTCTTCGCGAAAACCCAGAAATCAAAGAATTCCAGGAGACCAAGTCCTTATGGGGCAATTCATCGAACAGGTTCCGTGCATCATCTGCACGGCCCAAACTTGAATAACAAGAAACCAGCTGATCGCCAATGAACCCATCTCTATAATCCAACGATTTGACCACGCAGGCCTGAATTGCGCGGCAAAAGGAGACGCAAGTGCAGGACCTCAGAGAAAAAATTAGGGTTGAAAGAAAAGTGTCTGGATTCATCAACATATCCcatcatttttcattcattcgtTTTGTGTATGCGTTGTTCCATCTGCCAAAACAAAAAGCGTGCTTCTCCTTTCATACATTAGCTTGCTCTGATTCTCACTACTTTTTGTTTGGCGCGTTTGGTATGACTCGGTTGTCTGAGAGAAATTGTCAGTAAAGAAACGGAAAAGGAAGGAAGAATAGACTGGCTGTTtgtcaataatataaatatgtcCTTAGATTTTTGCGCTTGTGGCTTGATACTAGACGTTACGAGACTTTGTCAGTAATTTACTAATTTCTGTCCATATAACGTTTGTAGTTTGGCACAACACGTTACCACAACATTATACTCATGTTACgtaaatttgtttgtttagtATTTTGATTTAAGGTAGACTGTATACTTAAATCGATGAGATGGACCTGatcgaataaaaaaaaatttaaaggtCATATTGACTTGAACAACTTTGGTTCTCATTCAAATATTAAATTGCATCAGTGTATAATGGTAACTTATACTTATGTTTTGGTATGAATATATCACATACGTTGATTCGTTAAACATTAGTCAAACCgtattatttgtatttttattgggttgtttttaaaagtattttcacCACTTCAAGATTTTTACAAGACTTGGGGCATTTATCTTTTGTTTCCTTGCAATTATTACTCCAATTCATCTTCATGTTCTTAAAATCGGGAATATATACATAAAAACGAGCTAATACATACAACATATGATGCGTTTTAAGACAACTTCTACACGTAAATTGATAATTTGGTACATCCAATACTATTGCCAAAAATACTTAATTCTAATCAAatgttgataaaaaaataataatcaaatgatctcttcaaaaataaaaaatttcaaaccatGGAAAATAGAAAAGcataatttacccaaaaaaaggtattcaccaaaaaagaaaaagaaaaaaaggcaaGCTGTCAAACATAACAAAGCTCGTTTGAACATAACAAGGCGCTCGTTTGAACATAACAAAGCTCGTCTGCAGATGGTGTTAGCAATTTCACCTCCTCTCCTTTGTTGTTAAAGACAAAAGTAACACAAGGAACCAGGCCTCCCTCCCTCCCCAAATAATCAGActgcaaaaccctaatttccgtTTCCCATTTGTCAATCTGTATAATTAGGGTTTGCAAAGCTACCACGCTTGATTGCCGCAATTTCTACCCCAAAGCTCAAGGTTAGGGTTTTTCTTCCTTATCTCTGAGCCTGTGATCACGCCTTTATGTTATTTGATTccaagttgtaaattacttaTCTTTTTGCTTCAATTTGGTTCAATATGATCGCAATTTTGGCtgattgatttatatttttcattgttttggtTATGTTTAGCTGTGAATCTTATAAGTTCAGCTGGAAATTGGATTCATTTGTGTGggattttttaattactttgttTAAATGTTAAATAATTGGGGAAGaaatccaagaaaaaaaaactattgaGATATTAGACGATTGTTCTGGATTTTTCTTTCTGTTGTAAGGCAGAACAAGGCAAGGAACTTAGCATCCCAGGGAAGAGAGTGCAcggaatatattttctttggAGAAAAATATGTTGAACGGTAACGGTGAACATGTTATATGCGGCAATAGCATCCGGCTGTCCGATTTCTGAAGTCCTTTTGTATTGGAAGGGTGTGAAGAATAGTTATGTGATTATTTCTAATTTTGGTTTCTATCAGAAAGAGGCTGTTGTTTCAGCATAGTTACAGAAGTACAAACTACCTCTTTATTCTGATTTTTAGGGGCATTTTCCTTGGTTATGGTATATAGTATAAAGTATTTGTAGAATTTACGATTGTCAGGTTTGTATGGCCATATTTATGGATTGTGTCTCTATGACACAAATCAAACGTAATTCAGGAAAACAGTTATACTCTTTTTGTATTTATCTTGTTTTCTCTTATTATGTGATAGGTTTGCTGCCGAAGGAAAATCTCTTATGGACAGCACTGGTGAAAAGAAGGAGCTTGAATGGATAGAGAGAGTGAGATCAGAAGGAGCTGTTCCACTTCTTGATCCAGACAATTGTCGAAATGGTTGGGCTTCTCCACCTGGGGACAAGTTCTTAGTTAGAGGTCCTGACTACTTGTCAACCAAAGTTAAAGTTCCTGCTGGTGAATATCTTCTAAAGCCTCTTGGTTTCGATTGGATTAGAAGTTCGACAAAGATTGGGGAGGTCTTAAAACATCCAAACAGTCGTGTCAAGAAGGCTATTGAGGAGGAGTTCCCGACTGGTGATAAGCCTTTCGTTTGGGCTTTCAATCTTCAAGTTCCGAATAAGGATAATTACAGTGCTGTGGCGTATTTTACAACCAGAGAGCCTATTCCTGAGGGGTCTTTGATGGACCAGTTCTTGAAGGGTGATGATGGGTTTAGGAATTCAAGGCTTAAATTGATTGCCAACATTGTCAAGGGCCCTTGGATCGTGAGGAAAGCAGTTGGGGAGCAGGCCATATGCATAATTGGGCGTGCCCTTTCTTGTTATTACTGTGCATCAGATAGTTTCTTAGAAGTAGACGTGGATATTGGGTCTTCCATGGTTGCAAGTGCAATAGTTCATCTGGCATTTGGTTATATCACAACTCTGACTGTTGACCTTGCATTTCTCATCGAGAGCCAAACTGAATCAGAGCTTCCAGAACAACTTTTAGGTGCTGTAAGATTCTCTGAACTAGACCCTGCGGTGGCAAGGCCAACTGAACCATATCTTGGTAGGAGTACTGGCAGTTTGCAGTCTAATCTGCCTATACGGTTATGGAAGTCAATTGGACAAGGATTTTCCCACATTCTTCATCCAGGTGACCATGAAAATGGGTCTAGCTCGGGGTCAGCACATGTTAATGGGATTGGAGATAAtgaaaacagcttaaaaaatgGTAAGTTCTTCTGACCAGTGGTCACATTTGAGCTTACCCACCCCCCATTTTTTGCGTAATGTGGAGTTTCTGTTGTGGAGGAAACGTAATCAGAATGGTTCCTCAAGAAACTTCCGTACGAATTCAGAGAAATTTATAATCTTTTTTCGTGCATGCAACTTAaattgcttttttttcttttctttttttttcttttcctttgtccctCTGTTGTTTTCCCTGTTTCTTGGTCCTATCATTAGGAAGTTCTGCTGGTTGGAATGTGTAATCATACTGAGGCCTGTCCAGTGCACTGTCCTCACCTTTTGTCCCATATGCTCCTTTATCGTGAACAAACAATAAACTATTTTGTTGTCGATGTCTGAACCAATGTTGCTAGTAATTAGGATCTAATTTCTGATGGCATTATGCAAGAGAAGAAATCCTATGACATCATTTATTTGCTTGTGGTCAAATGATACTCTTGACAGAATGGACAATGTATCCATGAATGCTGTTTGAACTCGGATTTAAGCTTCTGAATAGATACTCCTTTTAAAGTTGCACAAAAATATAGACAacctttatttttccttttttgggtGTAATGTTTTGTTTATGTTGTTATATTCAACTGTTCAGGACCAGGCTAAAGATTTTGATGTTTACATGTCCAACAAAACACAGCCATGGTAACATTTTGTGGATCTTTTTGATCAAGTACACTTATTTTTATTTCGCACTTTGGTTGCATCTATTTTAATGTACGATATTACACAATCATATTGACCTACAACACTCTGTGGACATGGTTATACTTGCAGATAGTCAAGTGAAATGTGATGGCGACAAATCAAAGTGATTCGAATTTGTTGGAAGCATCACAGATCAAACTTCTCAACATGGACTGCTTCACTCGTGTCATCTGCTTGTCTCTGATTATCCGGCGCTATGGAGTAGGAAGCCTTGGTGTAGGCACCGAGTCCTAATTCCAGTTGGCAAGATATTCACATTATCAACATTTTAATTTATGTAGATACAATTCTTTTGTTAATTTGACATTTAAACGAGTTTGTAAAGAATAGCGTCGCCCTGTGTAAAAGCTATAGCGGTACCCAGTACCTATCAAGATTCCACTTCATTGGATTTTATGTACTATTGAGAATTATCCCCCGATGATTGCACTTTTTAACATTTGCAACGCTTGTTTCCTCATTTAAAATGTTTCTTGCACTTTGGGCGTGAAAAATTTGGATTCCGAAACCGTTGGATTTCTTGTGTTTAAACATTGCTTGAGGATCCTTGAAAGGTCTGGTGCACTGCTCGAGAGGATTTGGAAAGGTCTCGAGCAATTACACAGGTGCTTTACAACAAAGCACTGGTTGAGCATACAAGGAGTAGCTCGAACCAAAGAAAGGATATCGAAATATGTAACATTTCCACAAGATATGGAACCTCGCCTACCATCTGTTCTGAATTATTTTCCTTAATGCTTGTATCATACAATGAAAATGCTGCAACTCCACTGTCAATACGATTACACAATTCGTTTCCGATCAGTTTCTATGGGAAAAAAAGTAGTAGAATTATACATTGTCTGCTCAACTTAACATTGTCAAGAGATCCAAtaaatgataataaaaaaattgcttcACACAACTATGAACATTTACCATCACATATTCAGAGTAAGCAACAATCTGTCACTCTTTAGCGTCAAACCCGTAGCACCGGAGAATTTGTATCACTGCAGCATGTAGAGGTGAAATATTCGGCAAGTTCTGAGAATTAGCAGTTTCAAGTACGACTAGGGCTTGGTGGATTTAATTCTGAAGTAACTGGACTTTAAGTCAAGCTTGCATTTACAAATATATCACACAAGCT carries:
- the LOC103411873 gene encoding pentatricopeptide repeat-containing protein At5g40410, mitochondrial, with the protein product MLMNPDTFLSTLIFSLRSCTCVSFCRAIQACVVKSLDYRDGFIGDQLVSCYSSLGRADDARNLFDELPHKDLVSWNSLISGFSRRGYVDKCLNAFFRMKFEMGIQPNEVTLMSIISACASRGAVVEGMYIHGSAFKLGVLWEVKLVNSLINFYGKSGSLDEVFQLVETMPIANVVSWNLMIAIHTENGSAADGVAYFNLMRRSGIDPDDGTAVSLLQACENLGLRKLSECIHGMIMKCGLNENVTIATGLLDLYAKLGRLNYSLKIFGEINIPDKVAWTAMLAAYAVHGYGREAMKLFENMLKEGVEPDHVTFTHLLSACSHSGLVEEGKNYFNIMPQVYGIEPRLDHYSCMVDLLGRSGLLNDAYKLIRRMPMEPNSGVWGALFGACRVYGNTQLGKEVAERLFSLDPSDSRNYIMLSNMYSAAGLWRDASKVRALMKDKGLVRNPGCSFIEHGNKIHRFVVGDQSHPDSDKIYTKLEEVIGKIREAGFVSETECVLHDVEEAVKEDMISKHSEKLAIAFGLLVTNADMPIIITKNLRICGDCHSTAKLISLIEKRSIIIRDSKRFHHFANGICSCGDYW
- the LOC103444502 gene encoding protein ENHANCED DISEASE RESISTANCE 2-like isoform X1, whose amino-acid sequence is MDSTGEKKELEWIERVRSEGAVPLLDPDNCRNGWASPPGDKFLVRGPDYLSTKVKVPAGEYLLKPLGFDWIRSSTKIGEVLKHPNSRVKKAIEEEFPTGDKPFVWAFNLQVPNKDNYSAVAYFTTREPIPEGSLMDQFLKGDDGFRNSRLKLIANIVKGPWIVRKAVGEQAICIIGRALSCYYCASDSFLEVDVDIGSSMVASAIVHLAFGYITTLTVDLAFLIESQTESELPEQLLGAVRFSELDPAVARPTEPYLGRSTGSLQSNLPIRLWKSIGQGFSHILHPGDHENGSSSGSAHVNGIGDNENSLKNDSQVKCDGDKSK
- the LOC103444502 gene encoding protein ENHANCED DISEASE RESISTANCE 2-like isoform X2 codes for the protein MDSTGEKKELEWIERVRSEGAVPLLDPDNCRNGWASPPGDKFLVRGPDYLSTKVKVPAGEYLLKPLGFDWIRSSTKIGEVLKHPNSRVKKAIEEEFPTGDKPFVWAFNLQVPNKDNYSAVAYFTTREPIPEGSLMDQFLKGDDGFRNSRLKLIANIVKGPWIVRKAVGEQAICIIGRALSCYYCASDSFLEVDVDIGSSMVASAIVHLAFGYITTLTVDLAFLIESQTESELPEQLLGAVRFSELDPAVARPTEPYLGRSTGSLQSNLPIRLWKSIGQGFSHILHPGDHENGSSSGSAHVNGIGDNENSLKNGPG